Proteins co-encoded in one Spirosoma endbachense genomic window:
- a CDS encoding D-arabinono-1,4-lactone oxidase: MKKRTFLKLSSALMATPIISPLANLVPGEKLKNWAGNYTYSTDRLYSAKSIEQVKEIVKKYNKLKVLGTRHCFNGIADSKNNFISLREMDKVLSLNAAAHTVTVDASMRYGQLAPYLDSKGYALHNLASLPHISIAGACATATHGSGVKNGNLSTAVAALEIVTANGDVRTLSRAKDGDAFRAAVVNLGALGVVTKVTLNLQPTFKMRQYVYENLPLDQVKAHFDAIMSGGYSVSLFTDWQKKRINEVWIKERVEGGNKQVAKPTYFGATLATKNLHPIAELSAENCTEQMGVAGPWYERLPHFKMGFTPSSGKELQSEYFVPRKNAVEAILAVERLRDHISPHLMISELRTIDADDFWMSTAYKQPSLAIHFTWKQDWASVSKVLPMIEKELEPFRARPHWGKLFTLSASKLQSRYEKLPDFKKLVKEYDPQGKFRNAFLDSTIYGS, translated from the coding sequence ATGAAAAAAAGAACCTTTCTTAAACTATCTTCAGCCTTAATGGCAACTCCTATCATATCTCCGCTGGCGAATTTGGTCCCTGGCGAAAAATTGAAAAACTGGGCCGGAAATTACACCTACAGCACCGATCGGCTCTATTCGGCCAAGTCAATAGAACAGGTTAAGGAAATCGTAAAGAAGTACAATAAACTGAAGGTACTGGGTACGCGTCACTGCTTCAACGGAATTGCCGATAGCAAGAATAACTTCATTTCGCTTCGGGAAATGGATAAGGTTTTGTCCCTGAATGCTGCTGCCCATACCGTAACAGTTGATGCGAGCATGCGCTATGGTCAGCTGGCCCCTTATCTCGACAGCAAAGGATACGCCTTGCATAACCTGGCTTCTCTGCCTCACATCTCCATTGCGGGAGCCTGTGCAACGGCTACCCACGGTTCGGGTGTTAAGAATGGTAACCTGTCCACAGCGGTGGCGGCACTGGAAATTGTTACGGCCAATGGCGACGTGCGGACATTATCGCGGGCCAAAGACGGTGATGCGTTCCGGGCAGCTGTCGTTAATCTGGGCGCACTTGGCGTGGTAACCAAGGTTACACTCAATCTTCAGCCAACCTTCAAAATGCGCCAGTACGTGTATGAAAACCTGCCGCTGGATCAAGTGAAAGCGCATTTTGATGCGATCATGTCGGGAGGTTACAGCGTCAGCCTGTTTACCGATTGGCAAAAGAAACGAATTAACGAAGTCTGGATAAAAGAGCGCGTAGAGGGGGGGAATAAGCAAGTAGCCAAACCAACGTATTTCGGGGCGACTCTGGCGACCAAAAATCTTCACCCAATTGCCGAACTATCCGCCGAAAACTGTACTGAGCAGATGGGTGTAGCGGGGCCGTGGTATGAGCGATTGCCCCACTTCAAGATGGGCTTCACACCCAGCAGTGGTAAGGAGCTCCAATCGGAGTATTTTGTGCCCCGGAAGAACGCCGTTGAAGCCATTCTCGCTGTTGAGCGGCTTCGCGATCACATCAGCCCTCATCTGATGATTTCGGAACTACGAACCATCGATGCCGACGATTTCTGGATGAGTACGGCTTACAAACAGCCAAGTCTGGCTATTCACTTTACCTGGAAACAGGACTGGGCATCGGTGAGTAAGGTATTGCCGATGATTGAAAAAGAACTGGAGCCGTTTCGAGCCCGGCCACACTGGGGTAAGCTGTTTACACTTTCGGCGTCGAAGCTGCAATCCCGGTACGAAAAGCTCCCCGATTTCAAGAAACTGGTCAAAGAATATGATCCTCAGGGCAAGTTTCGAAATGCGTTTCTGGACTCGACTATTTATGGTAGTTAA